The Hyla sarda isolate aHylSar1 unplaced genomic scaffold, aHylSar1.hap1 scaffold_3450, whole genome shotgun sequence DNA segment gcaccaggacgtacatttacgtcctaagcataaccgcgggcatcggagcgatgcccgtgtcatgcgcggctgatcccggctgctgatcgcagccagggaccctccggcaatggccgacgcccgcgatctcgcgggcgtccgccattaacctctcaggtgccgggatcaatacagatcccggcatctgcggcagttcgccatttaaatgaacgatcggatcgcccgcagcgctgctgcggggatccgatcattcatgacgccgcacagaggtcccctctccttcctccgtgcggctcccggcatctcctgctctggtctgagatcgagcagaccagagcaggagatgaccgataatactgatctgttctatgtcctatacatagaacagatcagtattagcaatcatggtattgctatgaatagtcccctatggggactattcaagtgtaaaaaaaaatgtaaaaaaatttaaaggttaaagtaaaaaaaaagtgaaaaatcccctcccccaataaaaaagtaaaacgtccgttttttcctattttacccccaaaaagcgtaaaaaacattttttatagacatatttggtatcgccgcgtgcgtaaatgtccgaactattaaaataaaatgttaatgatcctgtacggtgaacggcgtgaacggaaaaaaattaaaaaagtccaaaattcctacttttttaatacattttattaaaaaattttttataaaaaatgtattaaaagttttttatatgcaaatgtggtatcaaaaaaaagtacagatcatggcgcaaaaaatgagcccccataccgccacttatacggaaaaataaaaaagttagggggcGTGTCCGGCTATGGAGTGAGACAGACGCAGGAGAGCTGAGCTCCGTCTCCCTGGCCTCTACAAACGGGGAATCCACCGCTTTTCATGAGCACTAGGCGCCCAGGAAAGAGGGGGCACTCTGCAGGGACACCCAGGCACTTAGGGGTCCCCATCAAAAACTTCTTCAGTCCCCTGAGCAGGCTCTCGGAGCCGCCGAAAGAACTGGCGGGTCAATCCAAAATGGCGCGGGAGCAGCCGCCACCATCTACTCCCGCCTCCTCCCCGCCGACAACGAGGCAACGTGCCGCGACTAACTCCACGGCAGCACAGAAGACCCACTTACCCACTGGGGCCCACAGAGCCGCGGCCGCACCGAACCTACTCCTCACCAGCGAAGAGACAGCACGTCCGCCGCCTCCACACGCATTGAGCACAGCGCGAACGGGAGCGCAGCGCCCCACGGAGACACTACGGGACGGTGACTGCCTAATGATCCCCAGCGTGCGAGAGAGCGTGCGGGACCGACAGCGGCTCTCCGGGGAAGCCTCCGACCCGTCCGTCTTCCCGATGGAGGTGAGTGCTGAGGGGGACACAGCTGAGCCATCACACCGGCCCCTGACTCCACTGACCCCACCTGCACAGAAGCCCCACGTGGACCACTCACCCGCACCCAGCACCCCGTCCATGTTTGGGAGTCAGAGGGGACCCCCCTCGCCCACCTCCCAGCTGTACCCACCTGAAGAGGGATTGATGCAGGGACTAAGATATTTGCCTGAGCCACTGGTGGGGCCCTGTGCAGCTGCCCGAGAGTCCTGCACTCGACCGCCCACACATCTGTCTCCCTACCCTGCTTCACACACGGATTATGCAAACGGGGATCTAACCCCCAAGTACGGCCGCAAGGAGATCCACGATCCTCGGGGACTCATGCTCCCATAGTGACTAATGATTCCCAAGGCAGTGATTACATTGCATCCTCCCTCCCTCCACCCGCTCAAGCTGTGGCACTTTTAAAGGGGCACCCCGAACTGCAAGCATTATTGGCGCTGCTCCCTACCAAGTCTGAGATGTCCGCCATGGCCTCTGATCTTAAGTTTGCGTGGCGTCAGGATCTACAACCTGTTAAGCGCGATGTAGCAGACTTACAGGGAAGGGTTTGTGTTTTGGAGGACTTTCGTGAATCTGTCATTACCTCAATGAAAGAGATGCAAACAGCCCTGAACGCTCAAACGTCCACCCACCACGCCCTAGCTGACCACCTGGACGACATTGAAAACAGAAACCGCAGGAACAATGTTCGTATACGTGGCCTCCCAGAAGCCACTAGGGCTCCTGACCTACACGCTACGATCACTGGAGTTTTCAACTTGATCCTAGGACGCCCCCCGCAGACCCACATAGAGCTTGACCGGGTGCACCGTGCATTGAGAGCACCCAGCACGAATCCATCTCGCCCCCGTGATGTCATTTGCCGTATACACAAATATACAGTGAAGGAACAACTTATGCAAAAGGTGCGCCATATGGGAGATGTGGACTTTGACGGGGCTACTCTCCAAATTTACCCTGATCTATCTCGGCGTACACTTCGCCAAAGAGCCTTACTGCGACCATTACTACGTATGCTACAGGAACGCAATATCCAGTACAGATGGGGCTTCCCGTTTGCCCTACATGTCTCCTCTGGCTCCACTACTGCTACTCTGCGCCACCCAGGCGACCTACAGACCTTCCTCGATACCCTGGACCTGCCACAGCTGTTGCTCCCGGATTGGATAGCCTTCTTGAGGGACCCGTATGCCCCTCCACCAGTGCCACGAGCGTCGCAAAGAACCCCTACTCGCAGGCGGACAGCCGGagaacctctaccccagagacagAGACGACGAATGAACGGTCCGGAGGACCATGGCATAGAGCCCTGACCGGCTCTGAATGACTGTTCCAGTCGCTCACCCTAGTCTTAACTGCCTCTCCTTCCACCCTAACCCTCTAAGTCCCTGACACCTGCCATAGACTCAACGTTTCTACAAGCTGGACTGAGATTATACAATTActggccccccctcccccatctacccccccccccctcgatcccCCCTGATGCCCCCTAGTGCTCATCGCCCTTATTTCTAACACGTCCCCACATCTCTGTTATGTTAATACCGCTAGTTTAGCTTCTGTCTACTATAGGCCTTGAGCAGACGGACTGACTCTGCTTATGTGTTTGATTGTCCATTAACGtattctgttatctggaaggaccTCTCCTTTAGCCTTAGTTTCCTCCCCTAatagggctggtgtagtttttataCACCTTTTTGCCAGAAGATCTGTTCTGCGGTTAGACATTTTTTGCAAGTGttcttgctttttattttttcgtttctCTTTCTCTTCTTACCCTTCCTTTTTGTCCTCTCAATAACCTCTCCTCCTATTGTGTGTGTTTCTCTCCCCCTCACTAGGTTTCGGATCTCTCGGCCGAGCCGCGTACTCCAAGCCTCTCCGACAGGACTCCTCCGTCTTCAACATCATGACGGACGTAAAGGTAACCACGTTGAATGTTCAGGGCTTTAACATCCCAGAGAAACTATCCAAAATCCTTTACCACTTACACAAACTGCACACTAAAATCTTATGCATACAGGAAACGCATTTCAAGACAGGACACACCCCAGAGCGTCTCGGGCGCCATTTCACCACCTGGTTCCATAGCACAAATTCTGAATCACGCTCGAAGGGGGTCTCGATTGGATTCCATCGTACCCTACCGTTCAGAATTTTGGAGGTTAAGTCCGATCCGGATGCCCGCTTTCTGTTTATTAAGGGCACGATTTTAGACCAGGTGGTGACTGTAGCGACGATATACGCCCCAAATAGCTTACAGATACAATTCCTATTGAAGACACTAGAGGACTTGTCCTCCTTCGCACAGGGCATGCTCATTCTGGGGGGTGACCTGAATCTTGCTTTGAACCCGTTGTTGGATACCTCAGCACAGCACTCCGCTGTTTCGTACTGTCAGCTCAGCAAACTTAAGAAACTCTTACACTCCTTGCAGCTGTGTGACGTGTGGAGACTCCAACATGCCAACGATAGGGACTACACGTTCTACTCTAGCCCCCATGACTCCTACAGCCGACTGGACTATATTTTTTTACCCCATTTTTATCTATCTCGTCTATCCTCTTCCCACATAGGTAAcatatttctgtctgaccacgcccCGGTCCACTGTACGATTTTGATACCCTCCCTCAGTAGACCCCAGTATAACTGGAGACTGAATGAGTCTCTACTGTTAGACTCACTATGCCTGACCGACCTTAAGTCCACCATAGCCCATTTCTTGGCCGACCATGCAGGAGATGACACACCGCTTCCCACTCAGTGGGAGGCACTTAAATGTGTACTGAGAGGGGTGTTGATTAGGCATGGCTCTCGCCTTAAAAAGGCGAAGTCGGACAAGCTGAAGCTTCTACTCGACTCTCTAGCGACCCTTGAGGCCCAACACAAACGATCCCGGCAGGAATCGTCTCTGCGAGCCCTGATCAAAACCCGACATGACATCTGTACACTTCTGAATGACAGTTACAAATACTACCGACAACATTGCTCTAAGGCGTTTTACGAATGGGGTAACAAGCCTGGGAAATTTTTGGCTAGGGCGCTGCGCGACAGGAGAGAGGCGTTGTATGTCCCCTCTATCACAACTCCCCAAGGGGGCAGGACAAATCTTAACTGCCTTTGAAAGATATTACACTGATTTATACAACATTCCCTCTCCATCCCCGACCTTCCCCTCCTATTCTCCCCCCCTCTCCCTGACCGACTATTTGTCCAGCACAGCCTTTCCTAGACTGACAGACGCTGACATTGAGTCCTTGGAGGCACCGTTCACGGAGGAAGAGATAGCCGCCGCCATATCCAATTTGCCGGCTGGTAAAAGTCCAGGTCCTGACGGTTATACCGCCAAGTTCTACAAGACACTGAAGGGAGACCTGCTCCCGATATTGTGCGGTGCCTTCAACGTCATTTCCAAAGACTCCACTTTTCCCCCTGATTCGCTGACTGCACACATAACAGTGATACCCAAAGAGGGTAGGGATCCGAACCTATGCGCTAGCTACCGCCCCATCTCCCTACTCAACGTAGATACCAAGCTATTCGCTAAGTTACTAGCAGACCGCCTGACCACTGTTCTTGGACCCCTGATCCACCCTGACCAATCTGGCTTTATCAAGACTAGAGAAACGCGTGATAACACCATACGAGCTTTCTCCATCATCCATCTGGCTAGAACCGACCGTCAGCCATTGATGTTACTGTCgcttgatgccgagaaggcatttgacagggtggattgGGGATTCATGAAGGCTACCCTATCGCAGATCGGTCTGGGACCAGCTATGTTGGGCCGCATTTCTGCGCTTTACAGTGACCCTCAGGCGAGAATTAGGATTAATGGCTCCCTCTCTTCCCCTATACAGATTCGGAATGGGACAAGACAGGGGTGTCCGCTCTCCCCCCTGCTGTATGTTTTATGTACGGAACACTTACTTAACGCACTCAGATCTGACCAGGCTATCTCTGGATTCCAGCGGGGTGGGGAGCGACATGTCTGCTCAGCATTTGCAGATGATCTGCTTTTGTATGTCACATCGCCGCAGTCATCTCTCCCTGCCATACTACGGGCTATTGCATTGTATTCCCATTTTAGTAACCACAAAATTAACTTCTCCAAAAGTGTGGCCCTCAATGTCACGCTCCCGGAGGTGATGGTGGATCAACTTAAACGTGATCACCCTTTCCGATGGAACTAAGTCTC contains these protein-coding regions:
- the LOC130331011 gene encoding uncharacterized protein LOC130331011, translating into MAREQPPPSTPASSPPTTRQRAATNSTAAQKTHLPTGAHRAAAAPNLLLTSEETARPPPPHALSTARTGAQRPTETLRDGDCLMIPSVRESVRDRQRLSGEASDPSVFPMEVSAEGDTAEPSHRPLTPLTPPAQKPHVDHSPAPSTPSMFGSQRGPPSPTSQLYPPEEGLMQGLRYLPEPLVGPCAAARESCTRPPTHLSPYPASHTDYANGDLTPKYGRKEIHDPRGLMLP